One Carassius auratus strain Wakin unplaced genomic scaffold, ASM336829v1 scaf_tig00021008, whole genome shotgun sequence genomic window, GTATCTGCTGTAAGCAGGTATCAAAGGTGCTTCATAAAGGCCAATAATGCAGGAATGATGTGGGAGGGATTTTCTGGAAATAAGTTGATGTTACGAATTTGTTCGAGGATATCTAAGATTTGAACCTTTGATATCGACCTTAACTTCTCATTCAATCTCATTCTATCATTTCTTCCCATTGCAATGGTTTTAGTCACTTAGGTCTATTCTTGTTAAACATTATACAGCCTTCCAGAATACTTCGTTCTGATTGGACAGTTGCAACGTTCTAATGTCAAATGACCAGTGCACTATATATTTGGCTGTTTTCTGGTAACTGACTTCATACGCTGTGCTTCATGTCTTTCATTTTCCTCTGTACTCTTTTTCTTGTCACATTATGGAATCATTTAAACTCTAAATTAGTTTATTCATAAATTGTTGAGGTCATAAGATTGAACTGATTATAGTAAAACCAACCTCTGTAGGAGGTCTGTCTgggattagatttttttttttaacagtacatTATAGCAATTATAAACGGCAATTATAAACAGTACATTATTCCTTCCTTAATAATAACCACTAATTTATTGTCATAGTTCATGACATTTATGCAGGACTTTGGCCTGACATTGAACATTTGGGGAATTCGGGGCTGGAAAGATacataacaaaaatgaataattcacatCCTGGTCTGCTGTGTAACTCAGTGAGATTTTCCAAATCTTTCCACCTTATTCTATGCTGCTACAACGAACACAATCAAAGGTCATCTTATCACAGCTTACTAGTTCCTTATTTTTCAgaaccagatatatatatatttattacaccaacattttatttgcattacagAACAAATCAAAGGTCACACACAATAAACACTTTGTATAAAGGTTTGGAAGTTTATTATATCTTGTGCTGATCATTTTATGTAATTAAGGATTTGAatgtttactgaaacattaaacctAAAAAGCATTTTGTTTCAATTGAGCTAATTTATTTTGGCAGACAGgtggaaaaaaaaactcataatttGGGTGTTTCTTAACTCTTTCCTGCCATTGATGGAATTTCCCTTCAATCCATGTTTTCACTCTTAAACAGTAGAGTGTGCCATTAGACATCTTTTGAAATAGTACAAAATCTCAAGATCCCAAAACAAgcaaagaagaagaagcagaaaatAGTGATAGAAGCATTGAGCTAACCTGATAATCAAACAGTCAACAACATATAAATCATAACTATATAATATTACTGAGTGAAATGTCGACCCATGAAGTGGTGTAGGACTGTGCAAGCATTTTAATGGCCTTGATCGACTTCTGAATTTGcatgttaaaaatgtgttttcctcagcttttatgcatgcatgtatttatttttccccaTATTTAACTGTTGAAAAAAGGAATGCATGAATTGGTTTATATGTGAGTAAATAGCAGACTTCCTGGTATTAACAACAAAAGCTGGCCAATCCTAACTTGCCTCATTTCTGTGATAATTCTTCTACCATCACTATCATCATAATTCTTCTTGGTACTGTTCTTTTTTTAGTACACTGTTTGTTACAtagtttattttaagattattcaGCCAATATAAGATTACCGTCTCTCTGTTAAAATCCACGGTATAATACAGTAAAtgattgtaaataatatttaacatcttCCATTCATTATTTGTAGCACACCAGCCACCCAGTAATCACAATAATTGTGCATGttgcttttaataaaacatagCTCAGCTTTCATATTCTGTCAGTTCTGTTATCATGCTAGCATCTGTCTGTTTAGAGCAGGAAGTAAGCTAGCTCTACTGATCCATcaccaaaataatgaaaataagtgTTGTGTTTACAATTGCAGTCATCAAGCATTGCATCTGGTGGTTCTCTGTCTCCCATGTTGTACATTAAAATCATGTAATGCAATCGTGTAATTCAAAACACTGTTTCATCTAGCCTACATGACATTACAATAGGTGTCCATGGATATAAAGCTCTCTGAGTATGCTCTGCAACTTCAGGATTCACACTGAGGATTTTCACAGATTTTCACAAAGAACTGAGGAAAAACACACAGTGCTCAAAAGTACCAATGatctattaattataaaaaaaatggtttaaattcATTTGTAAACCAGAAAGAACTGTTTATTCAAAATAACTGGTTAAAAAAACTATGTCTTGTTTTGTTCAAGACTTGGAAGTATAGTACACAAATCACTCCTCCAAACAGTCCATGCCGAGCAGGGGTATCATTTCTTTGGCATCATCTTCTTCAGCTTGAACTTAGGCTTTTTTGGAATGACCACAAAGTTGTCACTTGCAATTTCTCTCACTTTGATCTGCAGGCAagcacaaattttttttatttgatcactGAATGCATTGCACTGATTGCTTTGTTTTATGGCTTTCAATCAAAATGGCATTGAAATGGCTCTGCTCACCTGTACTGTTGTAGTTGTGAATAGTCCAAGTTCATCAGTGGCTTTAACCTGTAAGGTGAACAGACTGTCTCCAATACCGGATACATCCAGTACGTAGAGCTGACCAGTGTTTACATCTACATCCAGCAGTGGACAGTGCTCCAGTAGGGAATACTGCAGTTTTGAGCTTTCACCAACATCAGGGTCTGATGCCTAAAGGAAAAACAACATTTCAAccaattacaaacaaaaatgttactgTGGAGGTGGAGGCATGGTTTAGCGAAgcctgcagcgggagagagagtcGGGAGACGAACGGTGAGTGAGCGGGTTGAATGGAAATaatcaacacctgtctcttgtttcagtaattggcgtggaaaGAGTATTTAACGCCAGGGGAGACCGGAGTAGtagagagagaaggactgctgaCGACCGCACGAGCCGGAAGCCGCAACCCGGAAGTGTGTCTAGTTTGTTGTTGCCGGTGTGAGTGACACCGTAGTCATAAGttattctttaataaaaacatcagcagTCAAGCCGACCCCTCGTCCTCTTCCTTTCCATCCTTGAACCTTtgtacactggtgccgaaacccgggaaggaagaaggacCACCGCTGCCATGCAAAACCCGTCCACCACGCCACTCGCAGACATCATCGTGTCCCTCGCGGTCCTGCATCGCGAACAACACCAGGCCTTGCTGGACTTGAGGACCGACCAGGAAAGGTGGTTCCAGGCCATCGTAcaagcccagcaggaggaccgcgagaggttccggagctggatcGACCGGGAGGTTCGCGCCGAGGCCACCGGGCCGCCCATGGTCCCAGTGCATCTGCCGTTGCACAAGATGGGGCCCCAGGATGATCCAGAAGCGTTCCTGGAGCTCTTCCAGAAGTCGGCGGAAGCGTGTGGGTGGCCCCCGAACAGACGGTTGAGGCCCAGGTGGCTGTGCAACAGCTCCCGGTGGCGAACTTCCTGGTCTTCGACGACCTGAAGAGGGCCATCATCCAGTGGGTCGGCCGGAGCCCCGAGCAACATCGCCAGCTCTTCCGGTCCCTGGACTTGGGGAAAGCTGGTCGGCCCTTCGCGATGGCCCAACAGttccgggactcctgccgcaagtggctgCTGGCCGAGGGAAGTGACGTGGAGCACGTCATCGATGGTGATTCAGGACCATATCGAAAcatggtagttcgcagccggccgtatcgctTGCCTGAGCATAAGAAAAAGGTAGTTCAAtttcatttaaaccatttttttttataattaatagttCATTGGTACTTTTGAGCACTGTGTGTTTTTTACTCAGTTCTTTGGGAAAATCTGTGAAAATCCTCAGTGTGAATCCTGAAGTTGTAGTGTCTTTATCCAATTTCGGGGTCAAAAGCATAGCGTCGAGGTGGCCGTTAGTCCGCACCTCTggcatccgataattttgggtACGAATTGGCCTGCTTTCGCGGCTCTATTGGGGTCTCTGTGCTCAGATGCCTGAATTTGCCCGGATTGCTGTGCGCGGATTGCTGAATTTGCCGACGTGTTCTCGCCCCTACCCGGCCGTACCAACCAGATTCAGCACCATATCAAGACTGAGCCGGGCGTGGGAGTTCGCAGACGGCCGTATCGCTTGCCTGAGCATAAGAAAaaggtagttcaggctgaattaggtgCCATGgagagagactaagtacagcaccattgaGAAAGAATGCCTTGCCATCAGgtgggccgtcctcaccctccaCTACTATCTCCTGGGatgggagttcaccctctgttcggaccacgcccCCTGCAATGGCTCCACCACATGAAAGATACCAATGCGCGGATCACTCGGTGGTATCTGGCTCTACAGCCTTTTAAGTTCAAAGTGATCCACAGAccgggtgttcagatggctgTGGCCGATCTCCCctccagaaatgggggggggggctttcCATCCTTTAACTTTTGTACAGTTACTATATGTTATTAATGGTCTAGTCTATTGACATCCCTGGTCTGGTCATGCAATTTCATTTGGTTTAGGTATAGTTTGTTGGCTAGCAGCTTAGCTTCTTTTTGAGAGAAACATTCCAGACACCAAACTATACAGAAAATTATGATCACTTTAAAAACAGCAGCCCACATCTCCCAAATAAGGCATGATTGATTTTAGTAGCATGAATGGGAAAAGTTACGCACCAAGGTACATAATTGCAGTTTATTACATTTATCACTTACCTGAACCTTCATTATAGGGCATTTGTATGGAGAGTTGCTGGGGATATGGGCCTCATATATTGCAGCATCAAACACAGGAGCCTCATTTACGTTCTCAACCTGAACACTGACctgaaaataaagataatttattatatcattttgaaaattcCTGAATTGAGAGGAAGCAGAAACATGCTGTTTTAGTGCatgtgtctttaaatgcaaatgagctgctacTCCCTGCCCCCTTTTCCAAAATAAGGCTGTGCCTTTACAGCTCATTCCTCAGATACTCTGTTAAAAACATGTTcggtttttattataattttttgggcTGATATCATGAGTTTTAAATCATATAAGTTTTAACATAGTTTCACAATGGAGTTACAAATAGTACACCATTGTCGCTTAAGAAAAGAAAATGGTGGCACCATTGATGGAAACATGCAGATCACGAGGggcatattttcacatttccacaGTTTTCTGAGACGCAATTATAGCACTTAAAAATgggaaaagtcagattttcatgatatgtcacctttGTTTTCATAGTATGTTTCTGGCCTTAGTTTGTAGTGAGAAAAATACCATTGTCTCTGCAGTATTTGGAGGACTGCTGGAGTCTATGGCCTCTACTGTGAGGAAGTAccactcctcttcctccttgtcCAGCGGTTTGAGAGCTTTTATGGTTCCCTCACCATCCACAGAGAAGACATCCTCATGTGACTTCATGTTATAGCTGACTGTAACCAGTGGACTCCCTGTTAATGCCTTGACATGACCTACTATTGTTGCCTCAGGTTCGTTCTCTTTAATTGTAAAGTTGTAGGAGGAGCTCTCAAAAGCCAAACCTTCAGTTTTGAAATGGATCAAGACTTTGGCTATagagagaagaaagaagaaaggaTGTCTTTTATGAAGAATGGATGATGAAATGGAGTAACAACTGTATAAACACTTGGCACTTGCAGACATGTTTCTTCCTTTTCATATTTATATGAGTTGGAACAAGCTACACCCAAACCTTCATCAGATTTTGGTGGTCTGCCATGATCTGTTGCTATAGCAGTCAGGTTTAGCAGCGTGTCTTCTGTGACCTCGctaaggtcagaggtcaaagtaATGTCTCCTGTTTCAGCATCCAGTGCGACCATGGAAGAGTCTTCAGAGAAACTACAGAAGACAACATTCATGCATGTAGGTAAGTGTTTTGTGCCTTCATATTATTAATCCTAAATAAATGAGAATTTGTCTTGATCTGTACCTGTAGCTAATGATTGCGTTGGACCCGACATCTTTATCCGTGGCAGAGACTGTCAGCAGCACCTCTCCAACCTTGGCGTCTTTAATCAGAATGCTTCTGCTGTAGGTGTCAGAGCTGAAGACTGGAGCGTTGTCATTGACGTCTGTGATACTGACCCTCACTGTGGTGATGTTCtgcagaaaataaacaaaagcagCCCTTTTGTAGTACAGACCAAAAGCCCATATTTGCTTGCTGCCAAGTGCTTGAAACAAAACATGGAAAATCTTTCAAAATTTCTAACAATAGTGTTGTGCTCTTGTGTTCTGTGTTGTTTGATAATGCATATTGAGTTAGTGTTCAGTGATGCATCGAGTTTGATTGTGCCGAAAGCATTCTGTCGTGCCTGACCAATGTGTTCATCTACTGGGGTCTAAAAAAGAGTGGTTAAGTAAAAGATACAATAACAAAATTGATGTTACTCCCAGTGTCGGTGTGAAAAAAAGTGTTACTGCATTGCTTGGGAGCCGAGGGCCAGCGCGTGCTGAGAGCGCTTGAGACAGCCCCACAAGCGATTATGACACTACTGACTACTGACCACACACTTTGCAGCCCCACAGAGCACCCTCTTGCAACGTTTTCTGTTCCGCCAAAGACACCAGCTTCCCAGTGAGTCTGTGCCACAGTACGTAGCCAACTTGCAGGGATTGGCCAGCACATGCAAAGTTCAGTGCATTGCAGGATGAAATGATTCACGACTAGTTAATTGAACATACCAATGATGCAAAAGTGCGTGAAACTCTGCTGTTAGAACCAGATGATTTATCACGTTCTCAATCACAATTGCATTACGAATAGAGAGTGCAGCTTTTTGGGCATGACGGGCTACTACCTGAAGTTCTTCCCACATTTTCTGCTACCACTGACCCACAATGGCAACTGCTGCATAAGGATGAGTCATGGGTGTGGTCACAGGCATGctctgatgctgtgtgtgtgctcaAAGTGCAGCTCATCACAGACCCAGTGTTGGCTCACTttgatatctccagccccacCTGGGTGACCTGCGATGCGTAAGCTACAGCCATAGGAGCAGTGCTGTCACAGACCAAGCATGGACAGACCTTTGCGTCACGGGCCCTCAATCAGACGGAGCAGCAGTACTCAGTGGGGGAACGTGAAGCATTAGCCTGCATCTGGGCCTGTGAGAGGTGGCACTTGTATCTCTATGGCCGCGCTTTTACCCTAAGGAAAGATCACCAGGCCCTGACTGCACTACTTTCCACATCTGGGACAGGCCACTGAGGCTACACCACTGGTCTGACCGTCTTCACCAGTAAAACTTTGACCTGAAGTTCACCCCAGGCAGAGACAATGTTGTGGCTGATCTACTGTTCCACTCCGCTCAGCCCAACCCcacaacacacacgcacaccgaCTCGGACCAGGTGGATTGGTACATTGTCCAGATGTTACACATCCCTCCAGGCCGTCGTATCGTTACAAGAATTGAAGGAGGCATCGGAACAGGACCTGGTCCTCTCTCAGTTCCAAGGCTATGTTCTGAATGGCTAGATTCAGGGGGTACCAAAAGGGCTGGCAGCATTTTCCAGAATAAAGCAGGAGCTGTCCTGCTGGAATAACACCTGTTTGGCATGCAGTCATGCCCAGCACCCTACCTGCATTTGTCTTGGCAATGGCTCACGAGGGGCACCTGGGTATTGTGAAGTTGAAGCAGTGCTGCAGAGACCGGGTTTGGTGGCCAGGGATAGATAAAGACATCGAGGCCCTGGTGAAATACTTTGCTGCCTATCTCTTGAGCGGTAAGACTGGTCACCAGCTCCCCCATCCCCCACCCAACCCTTACAACCTCTTGCTTGGCCATCACAGCACTTGGACCACCTGCAGCTGGACATATGTGATGAGATACAGGGAGTTCCTCATCACTAACACTTCTTAGTGGTTGTCTATGACCTGCATTCAAAATGGCCTGAGATCATTCCCACCGGCTCTGTGACCTCTCAAGTTTTCCCGCAGGGGCATTCCAAACACTATCACTACTGACAATGGCAGTTGACAGTTGATCTCAGCCGAGTTCACAACATACCTCAAAAACAAAGGTATTCATAAAATCCGCACAGCATACTATCATCCCCCAAGCTAATGGTGGTGTTGAACATTTCCATCAGTCACTGAAAAACAGTCTCAGAGCGCACTTGATCCAGGGATGGACCTTCTTATGGGCCATCAGTCACACACTGCTGCACTACAGGGCCACCCAACACTCTACGACGGGGGTCTATCCAGCTTTCCTCATGCTTGGCTGTGAGCTCCACCTTGTCCTTGACAGGCTCAGCCCCGCAGTGCCTCAGGAACCACTACCAAGTATCAGGGCCTCTGTCACCTGGCAGCAGAGGAGGATGGAGCAGAAATTCGATTTCTCAGCATGCGTTAAGGTTCCTGACATAAAGGCCTGCAGATTGGATCTGGGTTCGGAGTCCCCACAGAGACAACAAACTCGCTTCATATTGGTCTGCTCCTCTCCAAGTTACTTATCAGTTGGGCCCAGCCACCTTCTCGCTGAGCGATGGCACACAGTGGCACGCAAACCACCTCCGCAAAGTGCCGCCCCTGGCACATACAGCAGGCGTTGCACCTCAAGCCACACCCCCGGCTTGGCAGGACACCCCAGCGCTTAAGCTGACACCTCAGAAAGCTCCAGTACGGGCTCCAGACATGCCTATCAACTTTCCAGCTGAGATGTGTGCCTGCCCACATCCCCATGTGTCTCCACATGGCCTGTTCGCATTTGTTCTCGTCCAGGACACTTAGAGGACGGTGTCGGTGTGATCCTTTTTTCAAACGCAACAAATAGTTCTTCCTTAGAATCACTTGTACAGACAAAACGTAGATGGTATGCTGCCTGACAAATAGACATTTTACTTCCAGACTGTTGGGTAAAGCCTTCCAATATGATGCTTGCATTATGAGaagtttttgaatttttttttatatgcattaccAAATCTGTGAACAGTCTGTGGGAACACTGTCTTTTATGGAGACTGAGATTGTTCCATTCAAAACAATTACAAAACCGTATTGGAGTACATATAGCTATACCATTCAATTATGCAAACAAGtggaaattaatacatttcttgGTGGGATTGCATGATCCATTGCAACAATGACCACATCATACACGTCCTGTGTCTCCAGATCCAGTGCCTCGATAGCTAGTAGAGTCCCATCCTACaagaaaagtaaatattttggTACAAGCCGAGTAAGACCTGGACACTGACATTACAATGTCTATAAAATATGATATCATGTAGATAGGCACTCAAAGCATCAGTGACCGCTTTTGTAAGTCCTCTCACCTCCCTGAAGCTAAATAGTTCACTGTGTGAGTAAGTAGAGATGGTGACACGTCCGTTTTCTCCAATGTCGGAGTCTGTGGCTGAAATCACACACACCTCTCCAGGTGATGAGGGAGTGTACACACCTTCCTGAATCTCAATGCGCTCTGGGAGAGGAAGGAATTGTGGGTTGTTGTCGTTGACGTCCAGAACAGTGATGTTGACCTGAGCTGTGGAGCTTAAACCATCATCAGGCTGGTCTACAGCTATTACCTAAAGAAGACAATGCAAGTATCCCATTTAGAATGAAAAGACATCCTGAACATGTTGTGTTCAAGAGACGGGTTTGATGTGTGCAATGTGCATTGTACCTGTATAATGTAATTGCTCATAATTTCTCTATCCAAGGTGGCATCACTCCTGAGTGATATTACTCCTTGCCTGTTGATCATGAAGGTATCACTGTCCATGATAAAGTGACCTGTAGAGAACCCACCCTGATCAGAAAGAaacaagaaaaggtaagtgcaTCAAAACAACAATTCTGGTTTGGCAAAGGCTTAGCCTACCTGGTTGGAAGTTTGAGGATTATTTACAGTGTAGatcttttgtagttttaatatttataacctAAACATTTCATGAAAGTTTTGATGAGATTCATCCTTTGTGGGTGTgtatttttggtcacactttaattTGGGGACCAGctctattaactaactattaactaactattaactatgggGATCTAAAATCTGGTCATACAGAACATTaattaatatgtgctttgtatgtactaataaacagccaatatgctagttaCATGCATGATAATAAGAACTGgtccttgaaataaagtgttacttttttatttattaatttgtacaaACAGACAGCAAGGCTTTCAGGAACAGTACCAGGTCTAGATCAGTGACTCTAGTCTGAAGCACAAACTGGTCCTGTGGTGAATTTTCCAGAATAGACTCTGTGTATTGATCCTGGTCAAATTTGGGCGGGTTGTCATTCACGTCTTCAATGGTGACAGACACCACAGCATTTGCTGTTTTACTGTCATCATCACGCTGAGCTGCCTGTTTtgcattgatgaaaaaaaaaggatcaaAATACTGGAATCTCTTCAGATTCATAACATCAACGTTTTAAATGAATGTCTTATACCTGTATGTTAACCGTTATCTGTTCAATTTCCTCTCTGTCTAGAGCTGTTGTCACAGAGATGATGCCACTGTTTCGATCAATTTCAAAGTTGCTCTGATATTCATTTGGAAAGACTGGAACAAGAATGtggatatacaggtgctggtcatataattagaatatcgtcaaaaagttgatttatttcattaattccattcaaaaagtgaaacttgtattttatattaatttatcacacacagactgatatatttcaaatgtttatttattttaattttgatgatgacTACTAAGAAAAAACCCAATTTCAGTCTCTCAGAAAATTTttatattacttaagaccaatacaaagaaaggatttttagaaatcttggccaactgaaatgtatgaaaatgaaaagtatgagcatgtacagcactcaatacttagttgggtctccttttgcctgaattactgcagcaatgtggcgtggcatggagtcgatcagtctgtggcactgctcaggtgttatgagagcccagattgctctgatagtggatttcagctcttctgcattgttgggtctggcaaatcgcatcttcctcttcacaataccccatatattTTCTATTGGTTTAACGTCAAGCGAGTTTGCTGACctattaagaacagggataccatggtccttaaaccaggtactggaagctttggcaccgtgtgcaggtgccaagtcctgttggaaaatgaaaactgtatctccataaagttggtcagcagcaggaagcatgaagtgctctaaaacttcctggtatacggctctgttgaccttggacctcagaaaagtgaaaagtgaaagtgacgttaAAGTAAGCCAtgtttggtgacccatactcagaatacgtgctctgcatttaacccattcaaagtgcacacacacagagcagtgaacacacacacacacacacactgtgaacacacacccggagcagtgggcagccatttatgctgcggtgcccggggagcagttgggggttcaatgccttgctcaagggcacctaagtcatggtattgagaaggtggagagagaactgtacatgcactccccccacctacaattcctgccggcccgagactcgaactcacaacccttcgattgtgagtccaaccctctaaccattaggccacgacttccccaaaagcttgcatacgtctgtgcgtagtggttcttgaagtaCTGACTCcagttgcagtccactctttgtgtatctcccccacatttttgaatgggttttgttatCCATATTGCTTATACACtcttttctaccacatcttttccttcccttcgcatctctattaatgtgcttggacacagagctctgtgaacagtcagcctcttttgcaatgaccttttgtgtcttgtcctccttgagcaaggtgtcaatggtcgtcttttggacaactgtcaagtcagcggtcttccccatgattgtgtagcctgagagaccatttaaaggctttgcaggtgttttgagttaattagctgattagagtgtggcaccaggtgtcttcaatactgaaccttttaacaatattaaaattttctgagatactgaacttgggattttccttagatgtcagttataatcatcaaaattaaaagaaataaacatttgaaatatatccatttgtgtgtaatgaatgaatataatatacaagtttcactgtttgaatggaattagtgaaataaactttttgatgatattctaattatatgaccagcacctgtatgtgctCAGATCAgtacatttcattatttagatcactttaagaaacattattatttattgtatgtgCGTTGTATGTGTGTTGTAATTCAGTTAACAGTACCTGCTGTTATGCTGTAAACGACAGGCTCGTTGATGCCTCTATCACCATCTTGAGCTTTTATTTCCTCAGGAGTGACGTCTGACAATTTTCCTGCCTgggcacagacaaaaaaaatatttatttgttcggTCAGACATGGATTTTTAAGCTTTAATCATTCTGTAATGTCACTTACCTGGTTTTCCTCAATAGATGCTTTATAGAGAGTGTGATCAAAATAAGGGTTTAGATTGTCAAAATCTTCAACCGTTATTGTAACTGTTGTTGTGTCACTGAATCCTCCTTTATCCTGCAAGAAAACAAACTCACTTAAAAATAACCCCACTATTAACTCAACTTAACTGTGGTTTATTTTAACCTAATGCATCTCAGTCAGTTGGACTTAAAGTTACTCAACCActgtatttactatttttataattttgtcttatgtataatgtattattattttgggaTATATTTAACATTCAGAAAGTAATAATTAATAAGAGATAGATAAATaaagctgctgctgctgtctcttgaCTGGACTTTATACATTTTAACTGTAACTGCAGAAGCCATTATTTATCTTAAGATTTCTACTAAAATAATccaacaatctaaaaaaaaaaaaaatacagtaattaaaataatcataataaatttaCTGATCAAAAGGATGTGAGAAAGTTTATCTTTACTCTCGCTTCCACAGTGAAGATGTACTGTTGAGCGTTGTTGTAGTTCAGACGCTGTTTCAACCTGATGTTACCGTCCTGTCTCACTTCAAACTCATCTGGTGCTGGAGGCTGTTAATAGAGTGGAAGATATCAATTAAAATCAGGATATGGACACAAGCTGAGCTTACATAGCTGTTGCACAGTGCAGCTTATTGTATTTATCAAATTCATGAGAGCTGTTTACGTCTCACCAGTATAGAATATGTAATTCTGTTGTTTTCTGGAGACACATCTGCATCGTCAGCTCTCACCCTGAGCACATCTGAACCCACAGTCGTCGTCTGGAGCAAAAGACAGGGTTTACTAAGAGATGTGAGATCTCTCAGTGACCAAACACACTACAGCTGTATGGAGACGTGACATTACACACACCTCGGACACTGTCTTGCTGTATGATTGGCTCTGGAAGATCGGAGGGTTGTCATTGATGTCCAGAATGTCTACCGTCCGGAGGTTTTTTAgctgaaatgaaaaatgaagaCTTCATAGTCAACGTTTTTGTGCTGGATCTTTATTTCTTTAATGCtttgtttgaattattttatgatggtatggtttaaataaataaacatacccCTGTGTTCAAGCAGGTGACTGAATAATATAATTTCTCTCCATACTA contains:
- the LOC113076692 gene encoding protocadherin gamma-B4-like, which encodes MDSDTFMINRQGVISLRSDATLDREIMSNYIIQVIAVDQPDDGLSSTAQVNITVLDVNDNNPQFLPLPERIEIQEGVYTPSSPGEVCVISATDSDIGENGRVTISTYSHSELFSFREDGTLLAIEALDLETQDVYDVVIVAMDHAIPPRNNITTVRVSITDVNDNAPVFSSDTYSRSILIKDAKVGEVLLTVSATDKDVGSNAIISYSFSEDSSMVALDAETGDITLTSDLSEVTEDTLLNLTAIATDHGRPPKSDEAKVLIHFKTEGLAFESSSYNFTIKENEPEATIVGHVKALTGSPLVTVSYNMKSHEDVFSVDGEGTIKALKPLDKEEEEWYFLTVEAIDSSSPPNTAETMVSVQVENVNEAPVFDAAIYEAHIPSNSPYKCPIMKVQASDTAVCELPRPAQS